DNA from Paraburkholderia sp. BL10I2N1:
GTCGGCAGTGGCGACGGCTATGAGGCGGCTGCGAACCCCGCACTGGGGCTGCGCGCGATCCGCTGGAGCCTCTCCGAGCCGCAGATGTTCCTCACGCAATTGCGCGCCATTCTGCGTGCGTCGGCATTCGGTTCGGTGAAGATCCTGATTCCGATGCTCGCTCATGCGCAGGAAATCGACCAGACGCTGGATCTGATCCGCGAAGCCAAGCGTCAGCTGGACGACGCAGGTCTCGCTTACGATCCGAACGTCCGCGTCGGCGCGATGATCGAGATTCCGGCTGCCGCGATTGCGCTGCCGCTGTTCCTGAAGCGTCTCGACTTCCTGTCGATCGGAACGAACGATCTGATCCAGTACACGCTTGCCATCGATCGCGCCGACAACTCCGTCGCGCACCTGTACGACCCACTGCACCCGGCCGTGCTTCATCTGATCGCGTTGACACTGCGCGAGGCCAGGCGCGCGGGCGTGCCGGTCTCGGTGTGCGGTGAAATGGCGGGCGATCCGGCGCTTACGCGTCTTCTGCTCGGCATGGGTCTCACCGAGTTCTCGATGCACCCGAGCCAACTGCTGGTCGTGAAGCAGGAAATCCTCCGCTCGCACCTGAAGACGCTGGAAAAGCCGGTGGCCGACGTGCTGGCTTCGTTTGAGCCGGAAGAAGTGCAGGCGGCGCTGAAGCGCGTCGCGGCTGCTTAAGAGGTCTTGCGATGCGCCTCGCCGCAGACCGGGCAATCCGGCTGGCGTGCGATGCGCATCGTGTTCCATTCCATGCGCAGCGAATCGAGCATCATCAGCCGTCCGACGAGGGGTGTGCCGACGCCTGCAATCACCCGCAGCGCCTCGCCGGCTTGCATGGCGCCGATGATGCCGACCGTCGGCGAGAAAACGCCCATCGTCGAACACGCGACTTCCTCGAACGGCTGATCTTCGGGGAACACGCACGCGTAGCAGGGCGACGCTTTGTCGCGAAAATCGAATGTGCTGATCTGCCCGTCGAAACGCAGTGCCGCCCCCGACACGAGCGGCACGCGATGCGCGACGCACGCGCGATTGATCGCATGGCGGGTGGCGAAATTGTCGGTGCAATCGAGCACGACGGTTGCGTGCGGCACGTTCGCGTCGAGCCATGCATCGTCGACCCGTTCGGCTACCGCGTTGACCTGCACGTCGGGATTCAGACGGGCGATGGCGTCGCGACCTGATTCAACCTTTTTACGGCCTACGGACGCGCTCACATGAAGGATCTGCCGTTGCAGATTGGTGAGATCGACCGTATCGGCATCAACGAGTGTCAGGCTGCCGACACCCGCTGCCGCCAGATACATCGCCGCCGGCGACCCGAGCCCTCCCGCGCCCACGACGATCGCGTGCGCATCGAGAAAACGCTGCTGCGCTTCGATGCCCAGTTCGTCGACAAGAATGTGGCGGGAATAGCGGAGGAGTTGATCGTCATTCATGGCGGAGCGCGTCGTTCTGTCGCGCGATGACAGGCGGGAGTGCCGCGTGTCGCGCGGGGTAGTAATCGTTATTCTAGTCGCGCTAACGGAAATGCCTTCGCAGCGGGCGCCGCGAAGGCATGTGAGGCGTGAAACGTTACTTGGCCTGCGAAGCCGGGACGGGGGCTGATGCAGGCGCGGGGTCCGCTACCGGGTCAGAGGCGCCCGGCGTGACGGACAGCGCCGGCTTCACCGCGACAGGCGCCGAAGCCGATTGCGGCGGCTTGTTCTGCGCGAGACGGCGCTCGGTCAGCGACTTCGATTCCTGCACTGGCTTGCCCTCCAGCTTATTGAGGCCTTGCTGCAGCATGAAGTCGTCGGTCGAACCGAACTCGACCGGCTTGCGATCGCGATCTTTCTGGCGTTGTTCCGGCGTCTTCTTGTCGTTCTGTTCTTCAAGCAGGCGCAACTGGTCCATGCGCTCCTGCTCGCGCTGTTCCTGTTCCTTCTTCTCGTTCGGATCCTGCGTGTTCGCGAGGTGGTTCGAATAGTCGACTTCGCGCGTCACAAGTGCGTCGTCCGGATCGCCTTCCGCGTATTGATCGACAGCGATATCCGGGCGGATGCCCTTGTTCTGGATCGAGCGCCCGCTCGGCGTGTAGTAGTACGCGGTGGTGAGGCGCAGCGCGGTGTCCGCCGTCATCGGACGCACCGTTTGCACCGAGCCCTTGCCGAACGTTGTTTTGCCGACAATCAGCGCGCGGTGCTGGTCTTGCAGCGCACCTGCAACAATTTCCGACGCCGACGCGGAGTACGCGTTCGTCAGCACGATCATCGGCACGGTCTTGAAGATGGCCGGCAGGTTCTTCAACGGATCGCCGTCGAACGATGGCAGGCGGTAGTTATCGTAAGTGTCACGATAGGCCTGCTTCGAGTCCGGAATCTGGCCGTTGGTTGACACGACAATTGAATCCGGCGGCAGGAACGCGCCCGCGACGCCCACCGCGCTTTGCAGCAAACCGCCGCCATTGTTGCGCAGATCGAGGATGAGACCCTTCAGGTTCGGCTGCTGGCGGGCGATGTCCTGCAGTTTCGCGGACAGATCCGGCACGGTGCGTTCCTGGAAGCTCGTGATGCGGATGTACGCGTAGCCCGGCGCGACGATCTTCGCCTTCACGCTCTGAACCTTGATGATCGCGCGCGTGACGGTGAGCGGGAACGTGCGGTCGTCCGTCTTGCGGAAGATCGTCAGCGTGACCTTCGTGCCCGGTTCGCCGCGCATCTGCTTGACGGCCTGGTCGAGCGTCATGCCGCGCACAGGCTTGTCGTTGATGCGTGTGATGAGGTCG
Protein-coding regions in this window:
- a CDS encoding S41 family peptidase; its protein translation is MRKNLKNIGLIAAGLATGVFATLQLSASAQQTATVPLPLDQLRLFAEVFGQIKHEYVEPVDDKKLLTAAIKGMVSSLDPHSSYLDKTDYEELQEQTKGRFAGLGIEISSEDGLIKVISPIEDTPAFRAGIRPGDLITRINDKPVRGMTLDQAVKQMRGEPGTKVTLTIFRKTDDRTFPLTVTRAIIKVQSVKAKIVAPGYAYIRITSFQERTVPDLSAKLQDIARQQPNLKGLILDLRNNGGGLLQSAVGVAGAFLPPDSIVVSTNGQIPDSKQAYRDTYDNYRLPSFDGDPLKNLPAIFKTVPMIVLTNAYSASASEIVAGALQDQHRALIVGKTTFGKGSVQTVRPMTADTALRLTTAYYYTPSGRSIQNKGIRPDIAVDQYAEGDPDDALVTREVDYSNHLANTQDPNEKKEQEQREQERMDQLRLLEEQNDKKTPEQRQKDRDRKPVEFGSTDDFMLQQGLNKLEGKPVQESKSLTERRLAQNKPPQSASAPVAVKPALSVTPGASDPVADPAPASAPVPASQAK
- the moeB gene encoding molybdopterin-synthase adenylyltransferase MoeB: MNDDQLLRYSRHILVDELGIEAQQRFLDAHAIVVGAGGLGSPAAMYLAAAGVGSLTLVDADTVDLTNLQRQILHVSASVGRKKVESGRDAIARLNPDVQVNAVAERVDDAWLDANVPHATVVLDCTDNFATRHAINRACVAHRVPLVSGAALRFDGQISTFDFRDKASPCYACVFPEDQPFEEVACSTMGVFSPTVGIIGAMQAGEALRVIAGVGTPLVGRLMMLDSLRMEWNTMRIARQPDCPVCGEAHRKTS